CTATAGTAGATTTCTTGGAGAAATCTTTGTTAATATTTAGACCGCCAGCATAGGAATTCTGGATCCCCTGGTTGTTGTCCATGCCAATTGGAAGTCCGGCGTTCTGATCAAGATCAATCGTAAATCCTCCAGAGCCTCCACCGTTCATAAAAGATCCCATCCCACCCATAAAATCAATGTAATCTCTGATGGAGAAATTTTGCTCGTTGATGTTGTTGGCCATTCCAATAAATGATGATCTGAGATTGGGAGTAAATCGATTGAGATTTGCCCGGCACTTTATTCTTTTTGAACTTCCGGCTGCGATTTCTGTGGTTCCAAAATATCCAACCTTTTTGTCTTCTTTTAATTTGAGATTGATGGATCTTTCTCTTTGTCCATCATCAATTCCGGTAAATTCTGATTTGTCAGATTTTCTATCAAAAACCTGTACTTTATCGATGGCATCCGCATCCAGATTTTTTGTGGCAATTTTGGTGTCTTTGCCAAAAAATTCCTTTCCATCCACCAAGACATTCTCTACTTTTTCACCAAGGGCTTTGACAGATCCGTCCCTTTCGACTTCAATACCTGGAAGTTTGCGCAATAAATCCTCTGCGACATCTCCAGGTTTTACCTTAAAGGCTGAGGCATTGTACTGAATGGTGTCTTTTCCAAAACTCATTGGACTCAAAAAATCTTTAACTTCAATTTCTTCCAACAAATGCGAACTCGTCTTTAACACAATTGAATCCAAATAAGTATCTTTGTCTATGTCGTGCAGGACTAACCAAAATTGTTCATACCCAAGATAGGAAATCTGCAGTAACAAATTACTTTTTTTATCAGTAGAAAATTCAAATTCACCTTTGCGATTCGAGTGCTTAAAATGGATTACGGTAGAATCGAATTGATTTAGCAGCACCACAGATGCGTACTCTATTGGTTGCAGATTTTCATCCAGGACAATCCCATGGATTTTTTGAGCAGTCACCTTGAAAAGACTGAGGAGGACAATAACATAAAAAACGAGATATGGACGCATGTTTCAGAATTAATGTCTCTCTTCTGTGATTATCATTTTTATGCTGCCATTCTTTCCATCTGTGGCCCCCATTTCTTTCATTTTGGCCTCTCTGATTTTTTCATATTCTGCTTTGCTTACTTTTTTACCTTTTGTTGGTCTGGTAAATTGGAAAGACTCGGGTAAATTGTCAATGGATGTTGCTATCGTCATACGGTCGCCATTGTCTGTTTCCAGGGCAAGTATCATGCCTGGCAAACCCGTCATTCCCGATGGTCCGAAGTTAACAGGTATTTGTGGTGTAAACCACGCGACCACGTTTTTTGAAGTATCCTGAAGGATTGCTTTCTGGCAAGGATAATTTAGAATTGATTTCTGCTCTCCTGTCATTTTCCATTTATTTTTTGGAAGTTTGTCAGTAATCAGAAAATCCTTTCCCATTAGATCCTGGGATTGAATAAATGTATTCTCAACCGGGTTAATGTAGATGATGCTTTCAGGAATTTTCATCACAATTTCAAATGTGCCACCACCTTCTTCATGTTTCAATTCCAAATCTTTTGGATTTTCATGGTTTTTATACAAGGATTCATCTTTGGTAAAATAAAGGACCTTATCCACTGACTGAGAAGCAGGCATCATTTTGGCCATTTGAGGATTATCATCTCCCAGGTCAAAATTTAGTTTGATGGTTTCTTTAAATATAATCTTCCCGGAGTGAATGTTCTGGGAAAAATTCGGAATGGTAATGGCTGCAAAAGCAAGAATAGTTACAATTAATTTCATTGTTTTAATTTTAGTGATGAAAGAATGGCACAAAAGTAGATCTAAGTTTGACAGCCACAGGTTAAACAAAGTTGATGCAAGGTTAAATAAGGTTAATGGAGGAACAGGGACCCTCAAAAATGATTAATTTTGTGAAGTTAATATAAGAAATGAAGGAAAAATCATTTCATAAAAATCATCAGATATCGGCAGGGATCAGTCTTTTGCTGCTTGCAGTTTTTTTGGTTTATTATTTAATCAATAGCTACAAAAACGAGAAAGCTCAATTACAGAAGGAAGTACATTATCTTCTCACCAATGCTTTCAAAACCGCGGAATCAGAAGTTTTGGATCAGATGATTTTTGAGTTGAAAGGTGTTTCATGGATCAACAAGGAAGAACATTTGCGCTTAAATATGGACAAGCCGGAAACAGAAATCCTAACGGTCGATTCTATAGGGAAGCACAATGGAGTGATGAGCCGAACATTGGTGATTTCAAGCAAAGATCATTCTTTGCAACACACAAAGGATTTGAAAGTAAAGGTCGAACTAAGAAGCGATTCAATT
This window of the Saprospiraceae bacterium genome carries:
- a CDS encoding GLPGLI family protein — encoded protein: MKLIVTILAFAAITIPNFSQNIHSGKIIFKETIKLNFDLGDDNPQMAKMMPASQSVDKVLYFTKDESLYKNHENPKDLELKHEEGGGTFEIVMKIPESIIYINPVENTFIQSQDLMGKDFLITDKLPKNKWKMTGEQKSILNYPCQKAILQDTSKNVVAWFTPQIPVNFGPSGMTGLPGMILALETDNGDRMTIATSIDNLPESFQFTRPTKGKKVSKAEYEKIREAKMKEMGATDGKNGSIKMIITEERH